A single window of Deltaproteobacteria bacterium DNA harbors:
- a CDS encoding Rrf2 family transcriptional regulator, with translation MKMSKASDYALVLLAKLEALPEDQWVSVRVVAGEIGVPNRFLSNIVHRLVQAGILLSHRGVAGGVQLAKGSGEITIGDVLEATDDALGLVDCVDHPGACPLENHCEVQRFWSVTHSFILAALKHITLKEITSHLKNSAAPPKLATSLPSAKIF, from the coding sequence ATGAAAATGTCGAAAGCCAGTGATTATGCGTTGGTTCTTTTGGCCAAGCTTGAAGCTCTACCAGAGGATCAGTGGGTGAGTGTGCGCGTCGTAGCTGGCGAGATTGGCGTTCCGAATCGGTTTTTAAGCAATATCGTCCACCGTCTTGTTCAGGCCGGCATTCTGCTTTCTCATCGTGGTGTTGCGGGGGGTGTTCAACTTGCGAAGGGGTCGGGTGAAATTACCATCGGTGATGTTTTGGAGGCAACCGATGACGCACTGGGGCTTGTTGATTGTGTCGATCATCCCGGCGCCTGCCCTCTCGAAAATCATTGCGAAGTCCAGCGTTTTTGGTCCGTCACCCACTCTTTTATATTGGCGGCTTTAAAACACATCACACTCAAAGAAATTACATCGCATTTAAAAAACAGCGCGGCACCGCCAAAGTTGGCGACATCATTGCCCTCGGCAAAAATATTTTAA